One Lysinibacillus sp. OF-1 DNA segment encodes these proteins:
- a CDS encoding GNAT family N-acetyltransferase gives MGTIDFVTISNTHQYAEIGYVLSEDYWNKGFTTEATKKTD, from the coding sequence ATTGGTACAATCGATTTTGTTACGATTAGCAACACACATCAATATGCAGAAATTGGTTATGTACTTTCGGAGGATTATTGGAATAAAGGATTCACTACAGAAGCAACAAAAAAAACTGATTGA
- a CDS encoding GNAT family N-acetyltransferase, producing MKHAIPILKTERLLLRPIAPLDLEAMYDYTSRENVARYVTWQAHTSLEDTKAFLKRILNGYQQGNLLLLGIEVH from the coding sequence ATGAAACATGCAATACCTATTTTGAAAACGGAAAGGCTACTTTTAAGACCTATTGCTCCACTAGATTTAGAGGCGATGTATGATTACACTTCTCGCGAAAATGTGGCACGCTATGTGACGTGGCAGGCCCATACAAGTTTAGAGGATACTAAAGCTTTTTTAAAACGAATATTAAATGGCTATCAGCAAGGTAATCTCCTACTTTTGGGCATCGAAGTACACTAA
- a CDS encoding MFS transporter, which yields MTNLDHWKRNTILFLSSQTISLFGSALVQYAITWYITLTTQSGIMMTIAIICGFVPTFFLAPIAGVWADRYNRKWLIILADGMIALSTLILAILFLTGYDELWLLFVISAVRAVGAGIQTPAVGAILPQFVPEEHLMKVNGINSSIQAFIMILAPMASGALLTMASIESIFFIDVTTAAIAITIFLLFLHIPAHAKANQPQTTSYFSDMKQGFIYIKEHAFLKQLFLFFAFFMLLAAPAAFLTPLQVTRSFGDDVWRLTAIEMAFAIGMLIGGIAIATWGGFKNKVHTMTLSALLFGLCTMALGIIPVFWLYLVIMAVTGIAMPIFNTPATVLLQEKVESDYMGRVFGILSMISTSMMPLGMLIFGPIADIIAIEWLLIGTGILLFIQGFFLLGSKVLLAAGKPTND from the coding sequence ATGACGAATTTGGATCATTGGAAACGCAATACGATACTTTTTTTAAGCAGTCAAACCATTTCACTTTTTGGCTCTGCTCTAGTGCAATATGCCATTACATGGTATATCACACTTACAACGCAATCAGGCATCATGATGACCATTGCGATTATTTGCGGTTTTGTACCGACCTTCTTCTTAGCACCAATTGCTGGTGTTTGGGCAGATCGCTACAATCGTAAATGGCTTATTATTTTGGCAGATGGCATGATTGCCTTATCCACGTTAATTTTAGCTATTTTATTTTTAACTGGCTATGATGAGCTCTGGCTATTATTTGTTATATCAGCGGTACGTGCAGTTGGTGCAGGTATTCAAACACCTGCTGTAGGCGCTATTTTACCTCAATTTGTGCCTGAAGAGCATTTAATGAAGGTTAATGGGATAAACAGCAGTATTCAAGCTTTTATCATGATTCTTGCACCCATGGCAAGTGGGGCATTATTAACGATGGCTTCAATCGAATCCATTTTCTTTATTGATGTGACGACAGCTGCTATTGCCATCACCATCTTCTTATTATTTCTGCATATTCCTGCACATGCCAAAGCGAATCAGCCACAGACAACAAGCTATTTTAGTGATATGAAACAAGGCTTCATCTACATTAAAGAGCATGCTTTCTTAAAACAATTATTCTTGTTCTTTGCCTTTTTCATGTTGCTCGCTGCACCTGCTGCCTTTTTAACACCTTTGCAAGTTACACGTAGCTTTGGCGATGATGTATGGCGTTTGACTGCCATCGAAATGGCCTTTGCCATTGGTATGTTAATCGGTGGTATTGCCATCGCGACATGGGGTGGCTTTAAAAATAAAGTGCATACCATGACATTATCTGCTTTATTATTTGGTCTTTGTACAATGGCTCTTGGAATTATTCCTGTTTTTTGGCTGTATCTCGTGATAATGGCTGTTACAGGAATAGCTATGCCAATCTTTAATACACCCGCAACGGTGTTATTACAAGAAAAAGTAGAAAGTGATTATATGGGGCGAGTATTTGGTATTCTTAGCATGATTTCTACCTCTATGATGCCTTTAGGTATGCTTATTTTTGGTCCAATAGCTGATATAATTGCTATCGAATGGCTACTAATAGGGACAGGAATATTACTTTTCATTCAAGGATTTTTCTTACTTGGAAGTAAAGTCTTGTTAGCTGCTGGTAAGCCAACAAACGATTAG